One Campylobacter concisus DNA segment encodes these proteins:
- a CDS encoding Mbeg1-like protein — protein MNTQKNLTNKEMVNKIKDYADIADVAYAFFEHIDENEIWSFSDKFHNERILKKPNPRWDYADYTYYGHTLEKISQKAKENGRQIGQPTAYALCVEARFMQDLTIKLPSKSEILATQDKNNVLIDKKEEKPEYRKISNNIKNFIYVDEDTKLQTIFYSVKNLSKRTKNFTSRFKLLKHQKNDILGFSATLFEDTKDNNKKILTFRGTEITPEDLIADIELTTNEIPTQVNSLMNFFLDNVIPILKEGEKINICGHSLGGYLTQICAFTFAEYIDEIYTFNSPGILTDYMTTRVGFTHVDATARSIKEGILYLFNKKNIPYYEKLKENLILADKDHTYLPAPLNVNNIYHMKTDNDSLAFNNKLYENAIQDLGVDINGNEVLINIGNVDAILNTNVSVSSHFLTYTAATLYFFSYLLEQKDNDEKTKNVSLKGTLLYLNEFMEQNYKLIFDLDANLSMQYNSVNFNMDNKATISPITYNKNKNWLLLILLNNIKHDLDIRTDHYLKDEQEALIIEDIFKLSDEKRYTKIISKDEVEKFKESGCEKIEDKRAMHKCRTYKVVDESSSDVTTTKADASKLYTYTSNFTRSLSSQDEKAYFMKKSEQTYSLLFDNSTQSGSINLYDVKDRGEIKFGFLSASSSVYVDKDKESLAIFTKDKDIVDIEKIYEKIRDKFGVENPENYKVDLFLNATLLKGANEAKDYKFGFTNFKDEKEHDLFENKEDQKPFYYFSPRDDESSKGSLDITNKNTSIRVLGYDIDRGSLDVKLKRANNDEKKEKQAQDREAVNHQSMPLGAVATNFTAHPVIEDDIITCPHGGQVVLKSKAGRSITSNGIPLILGQDFLGSPIVGCSANSPCTCVAHVPKSALSAKRVNDNHALMQDLVHHCLSDKGCALSIAKKSNLLTFEGVKYVDANGNEVAPKEVQITQNPRLRFFMKSAASQRDNMHVAIYSINGTEYKEPNGADEIVLKESDARDVSDKALLKLFNENFKTTSQRKYEFKEYSLKYGADVFRLNFIKPEYKSKHGINGYYERLSEYENDVRNLIFLTPNQTKDITIKIAKGLDAKIEKDAEITDVVVLQGL, from the coding sequence ATGAATACTCAAAAGAATTTAACCAATAAAGAGATGGTGAATAAGATAAAAGACTATGCTGATATTGCTGATGTTGCTTATGCGTTTTTTGAACATATAGACGAAAATGAAATTTGGAGTTTTTCGGATAAATTTCATAATGAGAGAATTTTAAAAAAGCCCAATCCTAGATGGGATTATGCAGACTATACTTATTACGGTCATACTTTAGAGAAAATCAGCCAAAAAGCTAAAGAAAACGGTCGTCAGATAGGACAGCCTACCGCTTATGCTCTTTGTGTAGAAGCTAGGTTTATGCAGGATTTAACCATTAAATTACCTAGTAAGTCAGAAATACTTGCTACACAAGATAAAAATAATGTTCTGATAGATAAAAAAGAAGAAAAACCTGAATATAGAAAAATCTCGAACAATATTAAAAACTTTATTTATGTAGATGAAGATACAAAACTTCAAACAATTTTTTATTCTGTTAAAAATCTCTCCAAACGTACCAAAAATTTCACATCAAGATTTAAACTTCTAAAACATCAAAAAAATGACATACTAGGTTTTAGTGCCACGCTCTTTGAAGATACAAAGGATAATAATAAAAAGATATTAACATTTAGAGGCACTGAAATAACCCCAGAGGACTTAATTGCAGATATAGAGCTAACAACTAATGAGATACCAACACAAGTAAATTCCTTAATGAATTTCTTTTTAGATAATGTTATACCTATCTTAAAAGAAGGCGAAAAGATAAATATTTGCGGTCACTCGCTTGGTGGATATCTAACCCAGATATGTGCTTTTACCTTTGCTGAATATATAGATGAAATTTACACTTTTAACTCACCTGGTATATTAACAGATTATATGACGACTAGAGTAGGATTTACACATGTTGATGCTACGGCAAGATCCATTAAAGAAGGGATCTTATACCTTTTTAACAAAAAGAATATTCCCTACTATGAAAAGCTTAAAGAAAATTTGATCTTAGCGGATAAAGACCACACCTATCTACCAGCACCTTTAAATGTTAATAACATATATCACATGAAAACAGACAATGATAGCCTAGCCTTTAACAATAAACTCTACGAAAACGCTATACAAGACCTTGGAGTTGATATAAATGGCAATGAAGTGCTTATAAATATAGGCAACGTGGATGCGATACTAAATACAAATGTGAGTGTAAGCTCACACTTTCTTACCTATACGGCTGCTACACTATACTTTTTCTCATATCTTTTAGAGCAAAAAGATAATGACGAAAAGACAAAAAATGTTAGCCTAAAAGGCACGCTTTTATATCTAAATGAATTTATGGAGCAAAACTATAAGCTTATATTTGATCTTGATGCAAATTTATCTATGCAATACAATAGCGTAAATTTCAACATGGACAATAAAGCCACCATTTCACCCATTACATATAATAAAAACAAAAACTGGCTACTACTTATACTGTTAAATAACATAAAGCATGACTTAGATATACGCACAGATCACTACCTAAAAGACGAGCAAGAAGCTTTAATAATAGAAGATATATTTAAGCTTAGCGACGAGAAGCGATATACAAAGATAATAAGCAAAGATGAAGTTGAGAAATTTAAAGAAAGTGGATGTGAAAAGATAGAAGATAAACGAGCTATGCACAAGTGCAGGACGTACAAGGTGGTAGATGAGAGTTCTAGTGATGTCACCACCACCAAGGCTGATGCTAGCAAGCTCTACACCTATACGTCAAATTTCACAAGGTCGCTTTCATCGCAAGATGAGAAGGCATACTTTATGAAAAAATCAGAGCAGACCTACTCTCTTTTATTTGACAACAGCACGCAAAGTGGCTCTATAAATTTATACGACGTAAAAGATAGAGGCGAGATAAAATTTGGCTTTTTATCAGCTAGCTCTAGCGTATATGTAGATAAAGATAAAGAGAGTTTAGCCATATTTACAAAAGATAAAGACATAGTGGATATTGAGAAGATATATGAGAAGATAAGAGATAAATTTGGCGTGGAAAACCCAGAAAACTACAAGGTCGATCTTTTCTTAAACGCCACACTTCTAAAAGGTGCAAACGAAGCTAAAGACTATAAATTTGGCTTTACAAATTTCAAAGATGAAAAAGAGCATGATCTCTTTGAGAACAAAGAAGATCAAAAGCCATTTTACTACTTTAGCCCAAGAGATGATGAAAGCTCTAAAGGCTCACTTGATATCACAAATAAAAACACTAGCATAAGAGTGCTTGGCTATGATATAGATAGGGGTAGCTTAGATGTAAAGCTAAAAAGAGCTAACAATGATGAGAAAAAAGAGAAGCAAGCACAAGATAGAGAGGCGGTAAATCATCAAAGCATGCCTCTTGGTGCGGTAGCTACAAATTTCACCGCTCACCCAGTCATAGAAGACGACATCATCACTTGCCCGCATGGTGGCCAAGTGGTGCTAAAAAGCAAAGCTGGCAGGAGTATCACATCTAATGGCATACCGCTCATACTGGGTCAAGACTTCTTAGGCTCGCCGATAGTTGGCTGCTCGGCAAATTCGCCATGCACCTGCGTAGCACACGTACCAAAGAGCGCACTAAGTGCTAAAAGAGTAAATGACAACCATGCTCTTATGCAAGACCTAGTTCATCACTGCTTAAGTGATAAAGGCTGCGCGCTATCCATAGCTAAAAAGTCAAATTTACTTACATTTGAGGGGGTGAAATACGTTGATGCAAACGGCAATGAAGTAGCCCCAAAAGAGGTGCAGATCACGCAAAATCCAAGGCTAAGATTTTTCATGAAAAGTGCCGCATCGCAAAGAGATAACATGCACGTCGCCATATACTCCATAAACGGCACCGAGTACAAAGAGCCAAACGGAGCTGACGAGATCGTGCTAAAAGAGAGTGACGCAAGAGACGTTAGCGACAAGGCACTTTTAAAGCTATTTAATGAAAACTTTAAGACTACCAGCCAAAGAAAATATGAATTTAAAGAGTACTCGCTAAAGTATGGCGCAGATGTTTTTAGGCTAAATTTCATAAAGCCAGAGTATAAGAGCAAGCACGGCATAAACGGCTACTACGAAAGACTTAGCGAATACGAAAACGACGTTAGAAATTTGATCTTTCTAACGCCAAATCAAACAAAAGATATCACTATAAAAATAGCCAAAGGGCTAGACGCTAAGATAGAAAAAGACGCCGAGATAACCGACGTCGTAGTGCTTCAAGGGCTATAA
- a CDS encoding molybdopterin molybdotransferase MoeA yields MKDFMSYADSLKILKDTINAWEKVEKVAITDALDRNIAYDVTAAENYPAKPVSAMDGYAFAFKEGLSELELITDLPAGSDKGLHVEGSKCVKTFTGSLMSEGTDTLVPVENVEVSGSKIIIKKSVPKGFAVRAVGESYKKGEILIKKGTRLTYAEIALLAELGVFHVSVFIRPRVAILATGSEIKDLGEPLDSPAQIHSSNHVGIAMQIRKMGAEPILCEIVRDKAELVEKAIINALKSADILVTTGGISMGDYDFVKGALNENFSLIIEGAAIKPGRHIRVAKSGDKYIFALPGFPYSAMVMCVLYVRVLINTWFSQEEPKITAIMDEDYKKRSPFLEFTAVNLENRDGKIFVNLDGKKLGSSAIVNNLTNEAALLIIPKETEFIAKGEVVEVLKMPC; encoded by the coding sequence ATGAAAGATTTTATGAGCTATGCAGATAGCCTGAAAATTCTAAAAGATACGATAAATGCATGGGAGAAGGTTGAAAAAGTAGCCATCACAGATGCGCTTGATAGAAATATCGCCTATGATGTTACAGCCGCTGAAAACTACCCAGCAAAGCCAGTTTCGGCGATGGACGGCTACGCTTTTGCCTTTAAAGAGGGCCTAAGTGAGCTTGAGCTCATCACTGATCTACCAGCAGGTAGCGACAAAGGGCTACATGTAGAGGGTAGCAAATGCGTCAAAACCTTCACTGGATCGCTAATGAGCGAAGGTACTGACACTCTTGTGCCAGTTGAAAATGTCGAGGTTAGCGGCTCAAAAATAATCATCAAAAAGAGCGTGCCAAAGGGCTTTGCCGTGCGAGCAGTGGGTGAGAGCTACAAAAAAGGCGAAATTTTAATAAAAAAAGGCACACGTCTAACCTACGCTGAGATAGCACTTCTTGCTGAGCTTGGCGTCTTTCACGTAAGCGTTTTTATCCGCCCAAGAGTGGCGATACTAGCAACTGGCAGCGAGATAAAAGACCTTGGCGAACCGCTTGATAGTCCAGCACAAATTCACAGCTCAAACCACGTAGGCATCGCTATGCAGATACGCAAAATGGGCGCGGAGCCGATCCTTTGTGAGATCGTAAGAGATAAGGCCGAGCTTGTCGAAAAAGCGATCATAAATGCACTAAAATCAGCCGATATCTTGGTAACTACTGGTGGTATCAGCATGGGAGACTATGACTTTGTAAAGGGCGCTTTAAATGAAAACTTTAGTCTCATCATAGAGGGCGCTGCGATAAAACCAGGCCGCCACATCAGAGTGGCAAAATCAGGCGACAAATACATCTTTGCGCTACCTGGATTTCCTTACTCGGCGATGGTTATGTGCGTGCTTTACGTAAGAGTGCTTATAAACACTTGGTTTAGCCAAGAAGAGCCAAAGATCACAGCGATAATGGACGAAGACTACAAAAAACGCTCGCCATTTTTGGAATTTACAGCGGTAAATTTAGAAAACAGAGATGGCAAAATTTTCGTAAATTTAGACGGCAAAAAGCTAGGTAGCTCAGCGATCGTAAATAACCTAACAAACGAAGCTGCACTGCTTATCATCCCAAAAGAGACAGAATTTATCGCAAAAGGCGAAGTGGTAGAAGTTTTAAAGATGCCTTGCTAA
- the yedE gene encoding YedE family putative selenium transporter, translating into MNKTLLYIIAGASLGILGPVLVHFGNPANMGVCAACFLRDSMGALGFHQAKVVQYLRPEILGLIIGGFLASMLWSRNFTPVSGSAAFSRFFLGVFAMIGCLIFLGCPWRAFLRLGGGDMTAIAGVVGLFAGVFVGRAFKKNGYVLPENETTAKAIGFLPLIIAILLLLALIFGLKLGENGALFSSEKGPGSQHANLFISLICAIIIGAFMQRSKFCSVGAISKIFERDFSMFYGIVSIIVCASVTNLVLNQYKFGFEGQPIAHNDMLWNFLGMTLAGLCFSLSYGCPGKHLVQMGAGNLSSAVFVLGMGAGAAISHNFILASSGAGITPYAPYAVVIGFIYAIYVGFFTKKA; encoded by the coding sequence ATGAACAAAACACTACTTTACATCATCGCAGGTGCGAGCCTTGGCATACTTGGTCCAGTGCTCGTTCATTTTGGCAACCCAGCAAACATGGGCGTTTGCGCGGCTTGCTTTTTACGAGATAGCATGGGTGCGCTTGGCTTTCACCAGGCCAAAGTCGTGCAGTATCTAAGGCCTGAAATTTTAGGGCTTATCATCGGAGGCTTTCTAGCTAGCATGCTTTGGAGCAGAAATTTCACTCCAGTATCTGGTAGCGCGGCATTTTCTAGGTTTTTCTTAGGCGTGTTTGCGATGATAGGCTGCCTCATATTTTTAGGCTGCCCTTGGAGAGCGTTTTTACGTCTTGGAGGCGGAGATATGACCGCCATCGCTGGCGTTGTTGGCTTGTTTGCTGGCGTCTTTGTGGGACGAGCTTTTAAGAAAAATGGCTACGTTTTGCCTGAAAATGAAACCACTGCAAAAGCTATCGGGTTTTTGCCACTGATCATTGCTATTTTGCTTTTACTAGCACTTATCTTTGGTCTAAAACTTGGCGAAAATGGTGCATTATTTAGCTCAGAAAAAGGTCCAGGCTCACAGCATGCAAATTTATTTATCTCTCTTATTTGTGCCATCATTATCGGCGCATTTATGCAAAGAAGTAAATTTTGCTCAGTGGGAGCTATCAGCAAAATTTTTGAGCGTGACTTTTCGATGTTTTATGGCATAGTCTCTATCATCGTCTGCGCAAGCGTAACGAATTTAGTGCTTAATCAATACAAATTTGGCTTTGAAGGACAACCTATCGCTCACAATGATATGCTTTGGAATTTCTTAGGCATGACGCTCGCTGGCCTTTGCTTTAGTCTAAGCTACGGCTGCCCTGGCAAACACCTAGTGCAGATGGGAGCTGGAAATTTAAGCTCAGCTGTATTTGTTTTAGGCATGGGAGCTGGAGCTGCGATAAGTCATAACTTTATCTTAGCAAGCTCAGGAGCTGGCATCACACCTTATGCCCCGTATGCCGTAGTGATAGGCTTTATCTACGCTATCTATGTTGGCTTTTTCACTAAAAAAGCTTAA
- a CDS encoding Cj0814 family flagellar-dependent secreted protein: MKVSYNSILTKQHYQKQTKSEGFANFLPNTPNINSISQTTIPKNDFVSSSSIDSLYQAKFTSQEGYGYSVDAKGFMGADFNKAAGLPQDFKIHKSTLDAIVLHNQKHPNSINFSMETKKDNQLFGEDSFANIDLANTIKQYYKIFDQISAGVISKGKEFYSNEDLAKMPKGYFSKDKKMDHFEYLMGRMSSDEIDGLTDRSNEKITHVFRTAQEADDARKLMNDLKDINIRVNGNFLDFSPEVMTTEHTIPYMWVSSAGYDFKPDMSVYDNEQGYTKEQIFVAFLKNEQGLVLQGGTTRITDEALNVYRDTLILTKQDRSEIGIPKAYYDEILSGKKDLKDILARILKLRNLELKKDQTLEGLASKIMDVLKEFDERTKTREL, translated from the coding sequence ATGAAAGTCTCTTATAACTCCATCTTAACAAAACAGCATTACCAAAAACAGACAAAAAGCGAAGGCTTTGCAAATTTCTTGCCTAACACTCCAAATATAAATTCGATCAGCCAAACCACTATTCCTAAAAATGACTTTGTTTCATCTAGTAGTATCGACTCTCTTTATCAGGCCAAATTTACTTCACAAGAGGGTTATGGATATAGTGTAGATGCTAAAGGATTTATGGGAGCTGACTTTAACAAAGCTGCAGGCTTGCCACAAGACTTTAAAATTCACAAAAGCACACTTGATGCGATAGTGCTACACAATCAAAAACATCCAAATAGTATAAATTTTTCAATGGAAACAAAGAAAGATAACCAACTCTTTGGAGAGGATAGCTTTGCAAATATCGATCTAGCAAATACTATCAAGCAATACTATAAAATTTTTGATCAAATTTCAGCTGGAGTGATCAGTAAGGGTAAAGAATTTTACTCAAACGAAGATCTAGCAAAGATGCCAAAGGGTTACTTTTCAAAAGATAAAAAAATGGATCATTTCGAATATCTAATGGGTAGGATGTCAAGTGATGAGATAGATGGGCTAACTGATAGGAGCAATGAAAAGATAACTCATGTCTTTAGGACAGCCCAAGAAGCAGACGATGCACGTAAGCTAATGAATGATCTAAAAGATATAAACATAAGGGTTAATGGAAATTTCCTTGACTTCTCTCCAGAAGTAATGACAACTGAGCATACTATCCCTTATATGTGGGTTAGTAGTGCTGGATATGACTTCAAGCCTGATATGTCTGTATATGATAACGAACAAGGCTATACAAAGGAGCAAATCTTTGTGGCATTTTTAAAAAACGAGCAAGGTCTTGTGTTACAAGGTGGCACAACAAGGATAACCGACGAAGCTCTTAATGTATATAGAGACACACTCATACTTACAAAACAAGATAGAAGTGAGATAGGCATACCAAAGGCTTATTATGATGAGATACTATCTGGCAAGAAAGATCTAAAAGATATACTAGCTAGGATTTTAAAGCTTAGAAATTTAGAGCTTAAAAAAGATCAAACGCTTGAGGGGCTAGCAAGTAAGATAATGGACGTTTTAAAAGAATTTGATGAGAGGACGAAGACAAGAGAGCTTTAA
- a CDS encoding response regulator, with protein sequence MTISPNLEPININLPKDMIYSRVLIGVDRVQTLDNTNLKSELKGIATKLISNSTYSIIQNASTSGVKSEYAKADSGTNDAFSYVDIQRRNWDKKDFENKYLFGEDASALRKVDQTRTYFSSINSKTPIKPIAAADTKFTNLNDYAYEKTIKTSLGDVEVFLDLYDDNDKLGIGKLDANGFLFNFDSNKDGVINSGDKYFDKLKVRGYDKDGNEKIFKLSEVVSEINLNDFIKKDIRNLSHEAMDFASKNTVDYRVSLNNSNPYTLFSAEYRYQKIGKEETNKFFKDHADQDGWVDLRDNKIFNEESGLNNFAYEKVGFDGKKRLSEFNPIIKPAGSKQDESFSYAGYQKDSFMKFYNDYQKESSAHSKDVEWISKNLKENDVEDADDLISKLKATKSSYMIAMESEFEKATGLDFSLENLERVKHAFESDTSKAAAALKDADSVIAMKLNKNGTITLKFDSGRELEVKEIYSDTGKLISKDDKDSKRASINLDAKAMNDVELNRLDFKDIGIKQDEKISSLKELGAKLVKNLSDKFTSKFLIGLENGKSITTKEIYNITYLENDLKFKELSSKDRLYKKVDTRV encoded by the coding sequence ATGACGATATCACCAAATTTAGAGCCCATAAATATAAATTTACCCAAAGATATGATCTATTCAAGGGTCCTTATTGGCGTAGATAGAGTGCAAACTTTAGACAACACAAATTTAAAGTCTGAGCTTAAAGGCATCGCTACTAAGCTCATCTCAAATAGCACCTACTCTATCATTCAAAATGCCAGCACCAGTGGCGTAAAGTCAGAGTATGCTAAAGCAGATAGCGGGACAAACGATGCTTTTTCTTACGTGGATATCCAGCGGAGAAACTGGGACAAAAAGGACTTTGAAAACAAATATCTCTTTGGCGAAGATGCCTCAGCACTAAGGAAAGTGGATCAAACTAGAACCTATTTCTCATCTATAAATTCAAAAACTCCCATTAAGCCCATTGCGGCAGCAGATACTAAATTTACAAATTTAAATGACTATGCCTATGAAAAAACGATAAAAACCTCACTGGGTGATGTGGAGGTCTTTTTGGATCTTTATGACGATAACGACAAACTAGGCATAGGCAAGCTAGATGCAAATGGATTTTTATTTAACTTTGATAGCAACAAGGACGGAGTGATAAATTCTGGTGATAAATACTTTGATAAGCTAAAGGTTAGAGGCTACGACAAAGACGGAAATGAGAAAATTTTCAAACTAAGCGAAGTCGTAAGCGAGATAAACCTTAACGACTTTATTAAAAAAGATATTAGAAATTTAAGCCATGAGGCTATGGACTTTGCTAGCAAAAACACAGTTGATTACAGAGTTAGTTTAAACAACTCAAACCCTTATACTCTATTTTCGGCCGAGTATCGCTACCAAAAGATAGGCAAAGAAGAGACTAATAAATTTTTTAAAGACCATGCAGACCAAGATGGCTGGGTAGATCTTAGGGATAATAAGATATTTAACGAAGAGAGTGGCTTAAACAACTTTGCCTATGAGAAAGTTGGCTTTGACGGCAAGAAAAGGCTTAGCGAGTTTAACCCTATCATAAAACCTGCTGGATCTAAACAAGATGAGAGCTTTTCATACGCAGGCTATCAAAAAGATAGCTTTATGAAATTTTATAACGACTACCAAAAAGAGTCTAGCGCTCACAGCAAAGATGTAGAGTGGATAAGCAAAAATTTAAAAGAAAATGATGTAGAAGACGCAGATGATCTCATCTCAAAGCTAAAAGCCACAAAGTCATCTTATATGATCGCTATGGAGAGTGAGTTTGAAAAAGCAACTGGGCTTGATTTTAGCCTAGAAAATTTAGAAAGAGTAAAGCATGCTTTTGAGAGTGATACGAGCAAGGCAGCAGCTGCTCTAAAGGACGCAGACAGCGTAATAGCCATGAAGCTAAATAAAAATGGCACGATCACGCTTAAATTTGATAGCGGAAGAGAGCTAGAGGTAAAAGAAATTTATAGCGACACTGGCAAGCTAATCAGTAAAGACGACAAAGATAGCAAAAGAGCAAGTATAAATTTAGATGCTAAAGCTATGAATGATGTAGAGCTAAATAGACTTGACTTTAAAGATATAGGCATAAAGCAAGATGAGAAGATATCTAGCCTAAAAGAGCTTGGAGCAAAGCTAGTTAAAAACCTCTCTGATAAATTTACAAGTAAATTTCTGATCGGACTTGAAAACGGCAAAAGCATCACCACCAAAGAAATTTACAACATCACCTACCTTGAAAACGACCTAAAATTTAAAGAGCTATCTAGCAAAGATAGGCTTTATAAAAAGGTAGATACGAGAGTTTAG
- a CDS encoding Cj0814 family flagellar-dependent secreted protein — protein sequence MINALGSYSLNLEQNIKVSTKVATNQTSSLVLGYKVDKDGYFTDEFNKQAGIPSEYKIHSSTLESLVNVAEGTSFFSRTFKSIDIAKTAGNAYKILSQVVGEDTLNSKDSFSLDEIRNFPQGFSYNRQSMQVTKIHNSIHEFGSAAADFNGKESNKQMISTLFFNPSFNGGDGRQPLKPTTDIFNNNNGGKESVGSGVFIDPHGEKYTNKDGSITRGGLLAAVINSNLDVKEGETTVFGKKQGFDKSVDSKEFSRAFELFELMGEMKFGANFNKASDSDLAGMPAYMQEYVKYKRDLVYVDLTTGFVGKYSDEEDELSFKKMMEHNLKMLKLLFGEIDKDGKKSKDFMDSFLKFSMPPLNLVKELNENPAGKYLVDMLGIKRDVDIKV from the coding sequence ATGATAAACGCACTTGGTAGCTACTCCTTGAATTTAGAGCAGAACATAAAGGTATCAACCAAAGTTGCCACCAACCAAACCAGCTCTTTAGTTTTAGGCTACAAGGTAGATAAAGATGGCTACTTTACAGATGAGTTTAACAAGCAAGCTGGCATACCAAGCGAATATAAAATTCACTCAAGCACGCTGGAGTCGTTAGTAAATGTTGCAGAGGGGACATCGTTTTTTAGTCGCACCTTTAAAAGCATAGATATAGCAAAGACTGCTGGCAATGCCTACAAAATCCTCTCACAAGTAGTTGGCGAAGATACATTAAATTCAAAGGATAGCTTTAGCTTAGACGAGATAAGAAATTTCCCTCAAGGCTTTTCTTATAACCGCCAAAGTATGCAAGTAACTAAAATCCATAACTCCATTCATGAATTTGGCTCGGCTGCGGCTGATTTTAACGGCAAAGAGTCAAATAAGCAGATGATAAGCACGCTTTTTTTCAACCCAAGCTTTAATGGTGGAGATGGCAGGCAGCCACTAAAGCCAACAACAGATATCTTTAACAATAACAATGGCGGCAAAGAGAGTGTAGGCAGTGGTGTTTTTATCGATCCGCATGGAGAGAAATACACTAATAAAGATGGCTCTATAACTAGAGGCGGGCTTTTAGCAGCCGTCATAAATAGCAACCTTGACGTCAAAGAAGGTGAAACTACCGTTTTTGGAAAGAAGCAAGGCTTTGATAAGAGCGTAGATAGTAAAGAATTTAGTAGAGCATTTGAGCTATTTGAGCTTATGGGTGAGATGAAATTTGGAGCAAATTTCAATAAAGCAAGCGACTCTGATCTAGCTGGTATGCCTGCATATATGCAAGAGTATGTTAAGTATAAAAGAGACCTTGTCTATGTAGATCTTACGACTGGGTTTGTCGGTAAGTATTCAGACGAAGAAGACGAACTATCATTTAAAAAGATGATGGAGCATAATCTAAAAATGTTAAAGCTACTCTTTGGCGAGATAGACAAAGATGGTAAAAAGAGCAAGGACTTTATGGATAGCTTTTTAAAATTTAGCATGCCACCTTTAAATTTAGTAAAAGAGCTAAATGAAAATCCAGCTGGAAAATACCTAGTAGATATGCTTGGTATAAAAAGAGATGTTGATATAAAGGTGTAG